From Raphanus sativus cultivar WK10039 unplaced genomic scaffold, ASM80110v3 Scaffold2270, whole genome shotgun sequence, the proteins below share one genomic window:
- the LOC108853364 gene encoding uncharacterized protein LOC108853364 has product MGEIKARRIILLSVISLFFFFSETIHLCSANEHGSRNLAVVMKQRVRNRGPRNDNTTSAASTMMLPSSFHVGAAYSFLLALLL; this is encoded by the coding sequence ATGGGTGAGATCAAAGCTAGACGCATAATCCTCCTCTCTGTCATAtcccttttcttcttcttctccgagaCTATTCATTTGTGTTCAGCTAACGAGCATGGCTCAAGGAATCTTGCAGTGGTGATGAAGCAAAGGGTGAGAAACAGAGGGCCTCGTAACGATAACACAACGTCCGCAGCTTCAACTATGATGTTACCAAGCTCCTTCCATGTGGGTGCTGCTTACTCCTTCCTTCTCGCTCTCctcttatag